In Ornithinibacter aureus, the genomic stretch TGTGGATCGCCGTCGACCTCGTCGGTGTCCCGTTGCTCTGGCACAGCGAGTACTACGCCACCGCAGTGCTCTACGGCGTGTACGGGTTGCTCGTGCTCTACGGCTTCTTCGTGTGGTTGCGGGCCTCGCGCACCGAGGCACCCGACGTGCTGGAGACCCGCGAGCTCGACCCGGTCGGCTGACCGGACGGACGCTGGAGTCGAGGGTCGCCGGGCCCACGTAGGCTTGCCCCTCGTGAAGACGTTTGACTCGCTGTTCGTGGAACTGGCCGACAAGGCCCGTACCCGCCCGCCCGGTTCGGGCACCGTCACCGAGCTCGACTCGGGGGTGCACGGCATCGGCAAGAAGATCGTCGAGGAGGCCGCCGAGGTGTGGATGGCGGCTGAGTACGAGGGCCGCGAGCGCACCGCCGAGGAGATCAGCCAGCTGCTCTACCACCTCCAGGTGCTCATGCTCGCGTGCGACCTGACTCCCGACGACGTCTACGCCCATCTCTGAGGGCCGCACCGGCATCCACCCCTGAACGCCACCACGGCATCCCCTCCTGACGAAAGCCTCACCACCCATGCTGCGCATCGCCGTTCCCAACAAGGGTTCGCTGTCCGAGCCGTCGGCCGCCATGCTCCGCGAGGCGGGGTACCGCACCCGCCGCGACCCCAAGGAGCTCATCGTCACCGACGCCGAGAACGGCGTCGAGCTGTTCTACCTGCGCCCGCGTGACATCGCCGTCTACGTCGGCTCCGGCACCGTCGACTGCGGCATCACCGGCCGTGACCTGCTGCTCGACTCCGGGTCGGCAGCCGTCGAGGTGCTTGGACTGGGCTTCGGCGCGTCCACGTTCCGGTATGCCGCCCGCCCGGGTACCGCGTCCGCGCTCGTCGACATCGCCGGGCACCGGGTCGCGACCAGCTACCAGGGACTCGTCGAGAAGCACCTGGCCGACCACGGCATCCAGGCCGAGGTCGTGCGGCTGGACGGTGCGGTCGAGACGGCCATCACCCTGGGCGTCGCCGACGTGATCGCCGACGTCGTCGAGACCGGGGCCACCCTGCGGTCGCAGGGCCTCGAGGTGTTCGGTGAGCCGATCCTGAGGAGCGAGGCGGTGCTCGTGCGCCGCGAGGGCAGCGAGGAGACGGCCCAGGTCGAGGTGCTGCGCCGGCGGCTGCTCGGCGTGATCACCGCGCGCCACTACGTGATGCTCGACTACGACGTGCCCGCCGCGCTCGTGGATGCCGCCTGCGCCATCACCCCGGGGCTGGAGTCGCCGACGGTGTCGAACCTGCAGAACCGCGACTGGTGCGCCGTGCGTGCGATGGTGCCGCGCTCGGGCACCAACGCGGTCATGGACGAGCTCTACGACCTCGGCGCCCGGGCCATCCTCGTCACCGACATCACCGCCTGCCGGCTGTGACCGACTCCGGCGGTGCGCCCGGCCCGGTGGTGTTCCGCCCGCGCCGTGGACGAGTCGTGCCGGCGGTGATGGCGACGATCGCCCTCGTCGTCACGGCCGCAGTGGCCCTGGGCATGGGGCGCGCCGGGTGGTCGGGGGGCGACCAGTTGGCGTTGTTCGGTCTCGGCGCCGGGCTGGCGGCCTTCCTCGGTCGGTACGCGAGCATCCGGGCGGTGTGCGACGACGTGGGCCTCACCGTGCGAAACCTGCTGCTGACGCGCACGGTGCTGTGGGAGGAGATCGTCGAGGTGCGGTTCCCCGACGGCGCGCCCTGGGTGAGCCTGGAGCTCTCGGACACCGACGAGCTCGCCGTCATGGCGATCCAGCGGGCTGACGGTGACGAGGCCAAGGCCGAGGCCAGGCGGCTCGCGGCCCTGGTCGCTCGGCACCAGCGATAGGGCGCGGAGAGCGGTTGGGCGCCCGCCCACTCACAGTCGTCAGTCGCGGCGAGTACCCACCGGGGCACGATCGGGCCGCAGGCGCAGTGACAGGGCGACCTGCGGCACCATGACGAGCGCGAGCAGCGCCCAGATGAGTGAGAAGCTGCCCGTGACGTCCTCCACGACACCCATCGTCGCGGGCCCGAGCGCCGCGATGGTGTAGCTGACGAGGAAGACCATGGCCGTCAGGCGAGCGCTGTCGCGCGGGGTCGCGGCGTAGCGCACGAGCAGCGCCAACCCGAGCGCGAAGGCCGCGCCCTGACCGGCGCCGAGCAGCGCCGCCCACAGCCACGGGGCGGCATCAGGGGCGAGCCACACCCCGAGTTCACCGCCACCACCGAGCAGCCCCGCCAGCACGATCAGCACTCGCGGGTCGGGCACGCGGTCCAGCAGGGTGGGGGCAGCCAGCCCGGACACGAGCTGCGCTCCGGTGAAGGCCGCCATGAGCAGGCCCGCCTCTCGCGCGGTCCAGCCGTGCGACTCGTACGTGGGGGCCAGCCACGCCAGCGCGGAGTAGAACTGCCAGGACTGAACCGTGAGGTAGGCCGCGACGAGCCACGCCGTCGCACTCGCCCACGGCAGCGTGTGGGAGACGTCCTCGGGCGCCTCCTCAACGCCCCGGATGCCGGCGAGCCGCCCGCGCGACCGGCATCCACGCCACGGCTGCGAGCACGGCGAGCGGCACCCACGCGAGCAGCGATCGCGACCACCCGCCCAGGGCATCGGCGAGCGGCACCGACGTGGCCGACGCGACTGCGGCCAGGCCCATCATGGCGGCCATCGTGAGACCCGTTCCGAGTCCCGAGCGCCGGGCGGGGAAGACGGACTTCACGAGGCCGGGCAAGAGCGTGCCGGCGAGGGCGATGCCCGCACCGGCGACGAACGTCCCGGCGTACAGCGACCACACCGCGCCGCCACCTGACCCGCGCAGCACGAGCCCGGCGAGGACGAGCCCCAGCCCGGCTCCGATGGCGGTCTCGGCGCCCAGCACCGCCTCAGCCAGTGGCGGCAGGCTCGCCATGGGGGTGCGCAGGTTGGCCGCGACCAGCGCGATGGCCGCTACGAGCACCCACGGTGCGCTCCGGGCGCCTGCGGCGGCACCGACCACGCCGGATGCCGTGCCGTGCGTGGGTTCGCGGGTCGTCACCGCACCGAGCATGGCCGGTCCCGGGCCCGGGCCACGGTCGCTTCGATCACGCCCTGCGAGGCGCTGAGGTCACGCGGGGCGCAGTCCTCGGGCGCAGACCACGGGCGGAGACCACGAGGTTGGCCAGCACGATGAGGGCGAGCCCCACCCACTCGTTGAGGTCGAGCACCTGGTCGAGCACGACCCAGCCGGCCAGCGCCGCCCACACCGGGTGCGCGCTGGACAGCGTGCTGAACAGGTGGGTGGGCACGCGTCGCAGGGCCACGACGTCCGCTGCGTACGGCGGCAGATGTGGTCCGGGATGGCCCGGTCGCCTCGGTTCGTGGAGACCGCGGACGTCGACAACTGGCTGGACACGATCGCCACGGGCACGGCGGTGGGTACGACCGCCGAGGCAACGGCGCACCACCACATCCGTCCAGGCGTGACCTACCGGCCGGTCAAGGACGGCCCCCGTATCCCCGTGCGCCTCGCGTGGTGGCGCGATGACCGCCCACGCGGGCTCGGGGACCTGATCGACCTCACGACCCGGCTCTACGCAGGTCGCGCGTCCTCCTCGGGTACCGGGGCGGGGGCCGGGTCAGGGTAGGTGTGACTCGGGCAGGGACAGCAGGGCCTCGTCCTCCTCGAGGCCTGCCACGACGAGGAGGTCGACCACCATCGACCGCACCTGTCCGCGCAACATCTCAGCGGACAGCCCCGCGTCAGGGGCGACGTGCGCTGAGAGCTCGGCGACGCGGTCGAGCACCGCCCGTGCGGCAGAGGGCGTCGCGTGCTCGTCGAGGACCCGGGCCAGGTCGCCCGCGGCGTCGGCCAGGGCCGCCACGAGGGCGATGTACTTCTCGGGCACCTCCTCGTCCCGCACGAGCGCCACGACTGCCCTGCGTGCGAGCACCCGCAGGTTTCGCACGCACCGGTCCAGCGGTACGACGAGCGCCGACCCTGCTCTCGCGGCCGGGGCGTGCCGGCGCAGCAGCGGTGACTGGCGCACCACGGCGGCGCCCTCGGACGCCGCGACCCGCAGCTCTGCCAGCTGGTCCTCCAGCGCGCGTGCATCGTCGAGGGCGGCGGTGGCCAGCGCCCGGTCACGACGGTGCAGGGCGTGGACCACCTCGCGCAGGGTGGTCGCGATCTCTCGCGCCGTCCGGGCCGCGAGCACGCGGGGGCGGCGCACCGGTGACGTGGGCGCGATGGCCCCGACGAGGAGGGCCACCACACCACCCACCACGGCATCCAGCCACCGCGAGACCGAGGCGCTCTGGTCGGCCACCAACGCGACGATGAACACCGACTGCACCCCGGCCTGGACCACGAGCAGCTGGCCCGACGAGACGACGACGGCGATGCCCATGGCGAGCACGACGACGAGGGCCATCTGCAGGGCGCCGGAGCCGAGCCAGACGACGATGAGGTCTCCGACGAGGATGCCGATGGCGACCCCGACCGTCACCTCGACGATGCGTCGCAGCCGTTGGCCGTAGGTGAGGCCGAGGCACAGGATCGCGGTCACCGGCGCGAAGAACGGGTTGACGTGTCCGAGCACCTCGCTGGCCACGAGCCAGGCGGCGAACACGGAGACGCCGATCTGGAGCACCAGCACCCAACGCTCGGACAGCCGGTCGATGCCTCGGGCCAGTGCTGGCCGGGGGTCCGGGAACGTCATCGTAGGCCCGTCGAGAGGACGAGGTGGGCCTGCTGCCAAGGGCGCTCAGCCTCGTACACGGCGTCCTCCTGGGCAGCCCAGCGCTGCCAGTGCGGGGCGTAGAGGTCTCCGTCGCGGCCGAGGGCGCGGCGGCGGCGCACGGCATCCGGTGCGTCGACCCAGACCCGCACGGCGGCGTGCTCGAGCGCGGGAGGGACCAGGGCGCCGCACCCCTCGAGCACGAGGTGCCGACCCGCGGGGACGTCGATGGTGCGCCCAGGGCGGGATCGCATCCAGTCCCAGCGCTGGTACGCGGCGCGCTCCCCGCGGGCGAGGGGTTCGAGCACCTGATCGGTCACCGCGGCGACGCCGGCCGCCAGCCCGTCCCAGCCGGGAAAGATGTCGTCGAGGTGGAGGATCGAGCACCCGAGGGCGCCGGCGACGGCGGTGCCGAGCACCGTCTTGCCCGATCCACTGCGTCCGTCGATGGCGACCACGCCGGTCGCGCCGGCCACGGGTACGGCATCCGCGGCCACCGCGAGCACCGCGGCCACGTGGGCCGGGTCGGCCCCCTCGGCAGGCTCGGCGGGCGGCTGGCTCATGGCGGCGACTCTAGTGCTGGCACCATGGGCGCATGTCCGTGGCCGTGCGCGTCATCCCCTGCCTCGACGTCGACGACGGTCGTGTCGTCAAGGGCGTCAACTTCGAGAACC encodes the following:
- a CDS encoding phosphoribosyl-ATP diphosphatase; amino-acid sequence: MKTFDSLFVELADKARTRPPGSGTVTELDSGVHGIGKKIVEEAAEVWMAAEYEGRERTAEEISQLLYHLQVLMLACDLTPDDVYAHL
- the hisG gene encoding ATP phosphoribosyltransferase, with product MLRIAVPNKGSLSEPSAAMLREAGYRTRRDPKELIVTDAENGVELFYLRPRDIAVYVGSGTVDCGITGRDLLLDSGSAAVEVLGLGFGASTFRYAARPGTASALVDIAGHRVATSYQGLVEKHLADHGIQAEVVRLDGAVETAITLGVADVIADVVETGATLRSQGLEVFGEPILRSEAVLVRREGSEETAQVEVLRRRLLGVITARHYVMLDYDVPAALVDAACAITPGLESPTVSNLQNRDWCAVRAMVPRSGTNAVMDELYDLGARAILVTDITACRL
- a CDS encoding PH domain-containing protein, encoding MTDSGGAPGPVVFRPRRGRVVPAVMATIALVVTAAVALGMGRAGWSGGDQLALFGLGAGLAAFLGRYASIRAVCDDVGLTVRNLLLTRTVLWEEIVEVRFPDGAPWVSLELSDTDELAVMAIQRADGDEAKAEARRLAALVARHQR
- a CDS encoding CynX/NimT family MFS transporter translates to MPWAGGRDRCSRGCRSPCSQPWRGCRSRGRLAGIRGVEEAPEDVSHTLPWASATAWLVAAYLTVQSWQFYSALAWLAPTYESHGWTAREAGLLMAAFTGAQLVSGLAAPTLLDRVPDPRVLIVLAGLLGGGGELGVWLAPDAAPWLWAALLGAGQGAAFALGLALLVRYAATPRDSARLTAMVFLVSYTIAALGPATMGVVEDVTGSFSLIWALLALVMVPQVALSLRLRPDRAPVGTRRD
- a CDS encoding EamA family transporter, giving the protein MALRRVPTHLFSTLSSAHPVWAALAGWVVLDQVLDLNEWVGLALIVLANLVVSARGLRPRTAPRVTSAPRRA
- a CDS encoding FUSC family protein, whose protein sequence is MTFPDPRPALARGIDRLSERWVLVLQIGVSVFAAWLVASEVLGHVNPFFAPVTAILCLGLTYGQRLRRIVEVTVGVAIGILVGDLIVVWLGSGALQMALVVVLAMGIAVVVSSGQLLVVQAGVQSVFIVALVADQSASVSRWLDAVVGGVVALLVGAIAPTSPVRRPRVLAARTAREIATTLREVVHALHRRDRALATAALDDARALEDQLAELRVAASEGAAVVRQSPLLRRHAPAARAGSALVVPLDRCVRNLRVLARRAVVALVRDEEVPEKYIALVAALADAAGDLARVLDEHATPSAARAVLDRVAELSAHVAPDAGLSAEMLRGQVRSMVVDLLVVAGLEEDEALLSLPESHLP